In Haliscomenobacter hydrossis DSM 1100, the DNA window TAGAATGCACGCCAAAAATTATTCTTTTTCCAGAAAAACAATCTCAGCCAAAAAGCAGCAAACACCGCATCATTTGCTACAACATCAAAACGAAAATGGCCTGCCCTGAAGGCAAGCCATAAGACTAGGAAACAAGAAGATCTGGTTGCAATACATTTATTGACTAAAATTCCAATTTGAAAAATTCGATGTTGTCCAAACCACGCGCTTCCATCGTAATCCGGGGTGAAGGTGCTGACCAGTCTATCCGCAAAACACCAAAGCTGCGCTGGTTGACCAGAGGGCTCACCCGGTAACGATTGGTTTCGGTAGTATTCCCGGAGTAAGCATGCGTAAGGCCACTGGAGGTAAAATCATACAATGGATATCCCAAACCGGGTAGGTCAATTTTTGACACCTCCGAGATGTGTCGATCCCCGCTCAACAAGAGCGTTTTGGTCGGTTTTATTTTCACCAGCAATTCAAAAAAACGCTGGCGTGCTGCCGGGAAGTTGCCCCATTTTTCAAACGCATGTTCGTCATGAACGAACTGAATGCCACAAGCGATGATGTTGATTTGAGCGGTACTGTTGCGCAACTCCTCTTCCAACCATTTCCACTGGGCCTCTCCCAACATATCACCCGTTTCATTGTTGAAATAGCGTGGCGTTTTAGAAGGATTGGGAACCAATTCGTCCCGAAAATATCGCCCGTCGAGAAGGATGACTTTGATTTGGCTTCCTGCGGGCCCCATGGTGTAAGACTGATAAGCCCCTTCGCGTTTCCAGACTGGGTCATCTTTGGGCACCTCCAAAAAATTCAACATCAAGGCTTTACTTTCCTCCTTTTTTTGGTAGTTTTTGTCGCCATCATTTTGGCCGTAATCGTGGTCATCCCAAATGCCCATCACTGAAGTTTTTTGGCACAATTGGGCATAATCGGGTTCTTTGAGCACTTTTTGGTACATCTTTTTCATGAGCGCCATATCATCCGTATCCGCGTAGATATTGTCCCCCAGCCAAACCCATAAATCGGGCGTATTGCTCAGGATTGGCTTCCACATCATTTGGTCTTTCTCCTGATTGTTGCAGGAGCCAAAAGCAAGTGTGGTAACCGCTTGTTTGACATCAACAGGACCAATAGTCGTGCGCTTTTTAGTAAGATGCTGTGGTGTAGCAATTCCTTGAGCACTTAATAAAGTGATCATTGACATACCAAAGAGGATGGTACAAAAGTGTTTCATGAGCAATACGTCGTTGCAGGGTAAATGAATCAAGTCTAAGTTACACACACCAATTTACAGCCAATAGAAGGGCAATCGGCTGGGGCCGGCAAAGTCTGATAAGGCAACAAATGATCAGTGTTATTTACGCTCAAGTGTAGCTAAAGGAAGAGAGTCGTTTTACACCTGGTTTGCAAAATTGGAAGAAAGCATCAATAACTATTACAATCCTCAATCCTGCAAACGTTTGCAATTTAATGATCTTTGAAAAAAGAAGACTTGGTTTTCCGTAATTCAGTTCGTTTTTTCCGTTTTTTGACAGCTCTAAACCGTTTTTTGGCAAATGTGGTTTTTTATGATATGACTCGATGGACAGGCTATTTTTCGGAAGGATATTGAAGTCCGATTTGTTGGCGAATACCATCCAAAAGTTCCATTCTGGCGAGGGTAAAATCGAGGTTCAAATCCGGGCTCTCGGTCAAACCAAAGGATAGGCAGCGCATCACCTCCTGTGCTTCAAAAGTATAGCCGTGTACCTGGTTGTCAAATTGGAAGAATTCAGGCCGTTGCCCTTCGCGCAACAAACTCATGGAGGTCATCTCATGAAAACGACTATGGATGTGAATCGTTCCGGTCTCGCCGTAAATAAAGGCTTCGGATTTGGTTCCCATCCTGATGGTGGTATGCAAATGTGACAAGGCGCCATTCGTATGGCGCAGGATGATGGCCGTATCTTCATCTACGCCCGTAGCGCCCAGGTAGGCTTTGGCGGTCACTTCAACGGGCATGCCCAACACCAGGGTAGCCAAAAAAAGCGGATAAACCCCAATGTCCAATAGTGCACCGCCGCCCAGTGCCGGATTAAACAGTCGACCTTCGGGCTCATAAGGGGGTTT includes these proteins:
- a CDS encoding alkaline phosphatase D family protein, translated to MSMITLLSAQGIATPQHLTKKRTTIGPVDVKQAVTTLAFGSCNNQEKDQMMWKPILSNTPDLWVWLGDNIYADTDDMALMKKMYQKVLKEPDYAQLCQKTSVMGIWDDHDYGQNDGDKNYQKKEESKALMLNFLEVPKDDPVWKREGAYQSYTMGPAGSQIKVILLDGRYFRDELVPNPSKTPRYFNNETGDMLGEAQWKWLEEELRNSTAQINIIACGIQFVHDEHAFEKWGNFPAARQRFFELLVKIKPTKTLLLSGDRHISEVSKIDLPGLGYPLYDFTSSGLTHAYSGNTTETNRYRVSPLVNQRSFGVLRIDWSAPSPRITMEARGLDNIEFFKLEF
- a CDS encoding Gfo/Idh/MocA family protein, with amino-acid sequence MNRTFNWGIIGLGRIAHKFASDLAKTPGARLAAVASRDMDRSVEFARQYGASHVYGSYEAIIQCPDLDAVYIATPNNLHCENTLFCLAHKIPVLCEKPFSINIHEARQMVEAARLQGTFLMEAFWTRFLPTTQKMLQLIADNQIGAVLGIKADFGFKPPYEPEGRLFNPALGGGALLDIGVYPLFLATLVLGMPVEVTAKAYLGATGVDEDTAIILRHTNGALSHLHTTIRMGTKSEAFIYGETGTIHIHSRFHEMTSMSLLREGQRPEFFQFDNQVHGYTFEAQEVMRCLSFGLTESPDLNLDFTLARMELLDGIRQQIGLQYPSEK